In a single window of the Luteolibacter yonseiensis genome:
- a CDS encoding LysR family transcriptional regulator, which produces MDLRQLEYFTAIVKEGSLTEAAKRCRVAQPSLSQQLRALEEELGETLVLRKPRGVEVTSAGRILLEHAERVLEEARLLRERFTKRRETHEGSLIFGMIPTIAPYLLPRLLGPFREAFPMIDVQVREARTSGLIQQVVDGSIEFAILSDVTAQDRKKWSLHVLELFREPLMLAVPSSHPLADSRQAPKPENLLPETLIHLRDGHCLTDRTLQVCRLQKLDPKLECDQLETALAMVAAGMGTAVVPELAVRSRPVPGLVFSRFHDPAPERTISLMKRRAVPLSKAAEELIDLVKNLPQDSRAF; this is translated from the coding sequence GGCTCCCTGACGGAAGCGGCGAAGCGGTGCCGCGTCGCGCAACCGTCGCTCAGCCAGCAACTCCGTGCGCTGGAGGAGGAGCTTGGAGAAACCCTGGTGCTCCGCAAGCCGCGCGGAGTCGAAGTCACCTCGGCGGGACGTATCCTGCTGGAGCATGCGGAGCGTGTGCTCGAAGAAGCGCGGTTGCTCCGCGAACGATTCACCAAACGGCGTGAAACACACGAAGGCAGCCTGATCTTCGGAATGATCCCGACGATCGCCCCGTATCTTCTGCCACGGCTGCTGGGTCCGTTTCGCGAGGCGTTCCCGATGATCGACGTCCAGGTGCGGGAGGCGCGGACGAGCGGACTCATCCAGCAGGTGGTGGATGGAAGCATCGAGTTCGCGATCCTCAGCGACGTGACTGCCCAGGACCGGAAAAAATGGTCGTTGCACGTGCTGGAGCTTTTCCGCGAACCACTGATGCTGGCGGTGCCGAGTTCTCACCCGCTCGCGGACTCTCGTCAGGCTCCCAAGCCGGAGAATCTGCTGCCGGAAACGCTGATCCACCTGCGCGACGGACATTGCCTCACCGACCGCACGCTCCAGGTGTGCCGCTTGCAGAAGCTCGATCCGAAACTGGAATGCGACCAGTTGGAAACCGCCCTCGCCATGGTCGCCGCCGGCATGGGCACAGCAGTGGTGCCCGAGCTGGCCGTGCGCTCGCGGCCCGTGCCGGGTCTGGTGTTTTCCAGATTTCACGATCCCGCGCCGGAGCGCACGATCAGCCTGATGAAACGCCGGGCTGTTCCGCTTTCCAAAGCAGCCGAGGAATTGATCGATCTGGTCAAAAACCTGCCGCAGGACAGCCGTGCTTTTTGA